Proteins from a single region of Bogoriella caseilytica:
- a CDS encoding IMPACT family protein, translating into MGMIGPAPGSPTRAELEIKRSRFLTLIARADSEDKARAVVAAARREFPDAGHHCSAFIVPAPGGHPIERSSDDGEPAGTAGMPILEALRGSGMECVVAVVVRYFGGIKLGTGGLVRAYRDAVAAALPQVPRVRAVRRSLFRLELPHTEAGRLESELRARGVDVVGTDFGASGVTLTLATAEAAALEDLIASLTSAAYSPVRAGEQISEEKVR; encoded by the coding sequence ATGGGCATGATCGGCCCCGCGCCCGGATCGCCCACCCGGGCGGAACTGGAGATCAAGCGCTCCCGCTTCCTCACGCTCATCGCCCGTGCGGACAGCGAGGACAAGGCGCGCGCCGTCGTGGCGGCCGCACGCCGGGAGTTCCCGGACGCCGGTCACCACTGCTCGGCTTTCATCGTCCCGGCACCCGGGGGTCATCCGATCGAACGGTCCTCCGATGACGGCGAGCCGGCAGGCACCGCCGGTATGCCCATACTTGAGGCGCTGCGCGGCTCAGGGATGGAGTGCGTGGTCGCCGTCGTGGTCCGCTACTTCGGCGGCATCAAGCTCGGTACCGGAGGGTTGGTGCGTGCCTACAGGGACGCCGTCGCCGCGGCGTTGCCGCAGGTGCCGCGCGTGCGTGCCGTGCGCCGGTCACTGTTCAGGCTGGAGCTTCCGCACACCGAGGCCGGTCGGCTGGAGTCAGAGTTGCGCGCTCGCGGCGTCGATGTCGTCGGCACCGACTTCGGTGCCTCGGGTGTGACGCTCACCCTCGCCACTGCTGAGGCCGCTGCACTGGAGGATCTCATTGCGTCGCTGACCTCTGCCGCCTACTCGCCCGTCCGCGCCGGCGAGCAGATCTCCGAGGAGAAGGTGCGCTAG
- a CDS encoding LacI family DNA-binding transcriptional regulator: MAVTMHDVARRAGVSVKTVSNVVNDYPHIRPATRDRVMAAIAELGYQLNASARNLRRGRTGIVGLVVPTLSLPYFAELAESVIEVARARGLVVIIEQTGNSDRERELESLHSSRRTMTDGLIFSPLALGPDDEQLLPTNPPLVLLGERIFSDRVDHVTMRNTEAGQAATEYLLGLGRRRIAVIGSHEGEVVGSAALRTRGYELALQGAGLPLDPSLYGEAGPWTRAAGAESIGRMLDSGVRPDAVFALNDTLAIGAMHEILVRGLTVPGDIAVIGFDDIEEAEYSAPPLTSVHFGREEIASAALDLLEARIAGRSAEPCRHDAPFHIAERGSTMPHS, encoded by the coding sequence GTGGCAGTCACCATGCATGACGTGGCTCGGCGAGCAGGGGTGTCCGTCAAGACCGTCTCGAACGTGGTCAACGACTACCCGCACATCCGCCCGGCCACCCGTGATCGGGTGATGGCGGCCATCGCCGAGCTCGGCTACCAGCTCAATGCTTCGGCGAGGAATCTGCGGCGTGGGCGCACCGGCATCGTCGGGCTCGTGGTGCCCACCCTCTCCCTGCCCTACTTCGCCGAGCTGGCGGAGTCGGTCATTGAGGTGGCCCGCGCGCGAGGGCTGGTGGTGATCATCGAGCAGACCGGCAACTCCGACCGCGAGCGGGAACTCGAATCGCTGCACTCTTCGCGCCGCACCATGACCGACGGGCTGATCTTCTCCCCGCTGGCCCTGGGGCCTGACGACGAGCAGCTGCTGCCCACGAACCCACCGCTGGTGCTGCTCGGCGAACGCATCTTCTCCGACCGGGTCGACCACGTCACGATGCGCAACACCGAGGCCGGGCAGGCCGCCACCGAGTACCTGCTCGGTCTCGGCCGGCGGCGCATCGCGGTCATCGGCTCACACGAGGGGGAGGTGGTGGGCTCGGCAGCGCTGCGCACCCGCGGTTACGAGCTCGCCCTGCAGGGCGCCGGGCTCCCGCTCGACCCCTCGCTGTATGGAGAGGCCGGCCCATGGACCCGCGCCGCGGGGGCGGAGTCCATCGGTCGCATGCTGGACTCCGGCGTGCGACCCGATGCTGTCTTCGCGCTCAACGACACCCTGGCGATTGGCGCCATGCACGAGATCCTGGTGCGCGGCTTGACGGTGCCCGGCGACATCGCCGTCATCGGTTTCGACGACATCGAGGAGGCGGAGTACTCCGCGCCACCGCTGACCTCGGTGCACTTCGGGCGCGAGGAGATCGCTTCGGCTGCGCTCGACCTGCTGGAGGCCCGCATCGCAGGCCGTTCGGCAGAGCCCTGCCGTCACGATGCCCCGTTCCACATCGCCGAACGCGGCTCGACCATGCCGCACTCCTAG
- a CDS encoding carbohydrate ABC transporter permease, whose protein sequence is MTTTTEPREPLATDGELDTGPRVNKPQRRDALRGWLYMAPFALAFFLFLIYPTVYGLWMSFTGRSLMGANTELSGFMNYTEAFADPQVWSSLWNTVWFTILTSVPLVIVALLFAVLVNTGVKGQWLWRLSIFMPYLLASTVISQIWVWLYNPELGLINEVLGWVGIGNIAWLNNPDTAMLSVVITTVWWTIGFNFLLYLSALQAIPDQLYEAAELDGAGTFRKFWSITLPSLAPITVLVLILQVLASLKVFDQIYQMTGGGPAGSTRPILQYVYEVGFEGYRLGYASAISYLFFFLIIGISVIYMVINSRRGARP, encoded by the coding sequence ATGACGACGACCACCGAACCTCGCGAACCGCTCGCCACCGACGGCGAACTCGACACCGGCCCCCGGGTGAACAAGCCGCAGCGTCGCGATGCGCTACGTGGCTGGCTGTACATGGCCCCCTTTGCCCTGGCGTTCTTCCTGTTCCTCATCTATCCCACGGTGTACGGGCTGTGGATGAGCTTCACCGGGCGCTCCCTCATGGGGGCGAACACCGAACTATCCGGTTTCATGAACTACACCGAGGCCTTCGCCGACCCGCAGGTGTGGAGCTCGCTGTGGAACACGGTGTGGTTCACCATCCTGACCTCCGTCCCGCTGGTGATCGTCGCTCTGCTCTTCGCCGTCCTGGTGAACACCGGGGTGAAGGGCCAGTGGCTGTGGCGCTTGTCCATCTTCATGCCGTATCTGCTCGCCTCGACGGTCATCTCCCAGATCTGGGTGTGGCTCTACAACCCCGAGCTCGGCCTGATCAACGAAGTGCTCGGCTGGGTGGGCATCGGCAACATCGCCTGGCTGAACAATCCCGACACCGCGATGCTCTCGGTGGTGATCACCACCGTGTGGTGGACCATCGGGTTCAACTTCCTGCTCTATCTCTCGGCTTTGCAGGCGATCCCCGACCAGCTCTATGAGGCCGCCGAACTCGACGGCGCCGGAACCTTCCGCAAGTTCTGGTCCATCACGTTGCCGTCGCTGGCTCCGATCACCGTGCTGGTGCTGATTCTGCAGGTGCTGGCCTCGTTGAAGGTCTTCGACCAGATCTACCAGATGACCGGCGGCGGTCCGGCGGGTTCGACCCGCCCGATCCTGCAGTACGTCTACGAGGTCGGCTTCGAGGGGTACCGGCTCGGCTACGCCTCGGCCATCTCCTACCTGTTCTTCTTCCTCATCATCGGGATCTCCGTGATCTACATGGTGATCAACAGCCGTCGAGGAGCGCGCCCATGA
- a CDS encoding carbohydrate ABC transporter permease encodes MTTTVPAVGTDADRVADPKAVARKRRVSPLTVLAYALLIIVAITWLAPVLWAALTGLKSNVEAASPGFVIIPEGGLSLQNYADVLQAGLVPRWAFNSLLTATAITVITVAISALAGYALSRMDFPGRKITLAVIVASILIPAQILIVPLFQQMVDFNLLDTYWAIILPQVVAAPMVFILKKFFDAIPVELEEAAMIDGASRMRILLQIVMPLSRPILGAVSIFVFIGAWNNFLWPFIATTDSNIMTLPVGLQTVVSGYGITYAYDMAQAVMAAVPLIIAFLFFQRQIIKGIATSGITGT; translated from the coding sequence ATGACCACCACCGTCCCCGCCGTCGGCACCGATGCCGACCGTGTCGCCGACCCGAAAGCGGTCGCCCGCAAACGCCGCGTCAGCCCGTTGACCGTCCTGGCCTACGCACTGCTGATCATCGTCGCCATCACCTGGCTGGCGCCCGTGCTCTGGGCCGCCCTGACGGGGCTGAAGTCCAATGTCGAAGCCGCATCACCGGGCTTCGTGATCATCCCCGAGGGTGGCCTGAGCCTGCAGAACTATGCCGATGTGCTGCAGGCCGGTTTGGTGCCCCGATGGGCCTTCAACTCGCTCCTGACCGCCACGGCGATCACCGTCATCACTGTGGCGATCAGTGCCCTGGCCGGCTATGCGCTCTCGCGCATGGACTTTCCCGGCCGGAAGATCACCCTGGCGGTGATCGTGGCCTCGATCCTCATCCCCGCACAGATCCTGATCGTCCCGCTCTTCCAGCAGATGGTCGACTTCAACCTGCTGGACACCTATTGGGCGATCATCTTGCCCCAGGTGGTGGCCGCCCCGATGGTCTTCATCCTGAAGAAGTTCTTCGATGCCATCCCGGTGGAACTGGAGGAAGCGGCGATGATCGACGGGGCCAGCCGGATGCGGATCCTGCTGCAGATCGTGATGCCGCTCTCCCGCCCGATCCTCGGCGCGGTTTCGATCTTCGTGTTCATCGGTGCCTGGAACAACTTCCTCTGGCCCTTCATCGCCACCACGGACTCGAACATCATGACCCTGCCGGTGGGACTGCAGACCGTGGTCTCCGGCTATGGCATCACCTACGCCTACGACATGGCCCAGGCGGTCATGGCAGCGGTGCCGCTGATCATCGCGTTCCTGTTCTTCCAGCGGCAGATCATCAAGGGCATCGCCACTTCCGGCATCACCGGTACCTGA
- a CDS encoding extracellular solute-binding protein, whose translation MERSSPRQSAGSRAPGGLSRRNFLLGASALGGAAALGLGGCGPAGRQSTVEMWHLLTGPDGQILNTIVDETLAATPDISVNQTVLAWGAPYYTKLAMASVGGRSPDLAVMHVTRLAGYAPGGLMDSWDLDLLAELGVTPEDFPEAVWDAGVYDGEVKGISLDMHPFVLYFNTEVAEEAGVLGSDGLLEGIDTEEGFRDVALRMGEITGGMGLSYGFLGDMSNQWRAFYTWYSQMGATIELPEGGPMQIDMDAAVRSLEWMVSLLDGEVASASNDGGTAISEFGTQRSGMFMGGVWEVGSYRDQGVPFSMQMIPPIFGEPVAYCDSHSFVLPHQNNPDPDSRRAAHELVAGILQRSVQWADAGHLPVYLPVLESEEYGQLDPQSNYAEAADYAVYDPPAYFSGSGASFHDYFGEYIQRVLTGDVSPEQGLEAFVDRINDLLSRPSPIAGA comes from the coding sequence ATGGAACGATCCAGTCCCCGCCAGAGCGCAGGCTCACGCGCTCCAGGCGGTTTGTCCCGAAGAAACTTCCTGCTCGGCGCCTCCGCGCTGGGCGGAGCAGCCGCCCTCGGGCTCGGTGGCTGCGGCCCCGCCGGCCGCCAGTCGACGGTCGAGATGTGGCACCTGCTCACCGGTCCCGATGGGCAGATCCTGAACACCATCGTTGATGAAACCCTCGCGGCGACCCCGGACATCAGCGTGAACCAGACAGTCCTGGCGTGGGGGGCGCCCTACTACACCAAGCTCGCGATGGCCTCGGTGGGCGGCCGCTCACCAGACCTCGCGGTCATGCATGTCACCCGGCTCGCCGGTTACGCGCCGGGCGGATTGATGGACTCCTGGGACCTCGATCTGCTCGCCGAACTCGGCGTCACCCCGGAGGACTTCCCCGAGGCCGTGTGGGACGCCGGGGTGTACGACGGTGAGGTCAAGGGCATCAGTCTGGACATGCACCCCTTCGTGCTCTACTTCAACACCGAGGTCGCCGAAGAAGCCGGCGTGCTCGGGTCCGATGGCCTGCTGGAGGGCATCGACACCGAGGAGGGCTTCCGCGACGTCGCCCTGCGCATGGGAGAGATCACCGGTGGCATGGGGCTCTCTTATGGCTTCCTCGGTGACATGTCCAACCAGTGGCGAGCGTTCTACACCTGGTACAGCCAGATGGGCGCCACCATCGAGCTGCCCGAGGGCGGTCCGATGCAGATCGACATGGACGCCGCGGTGCGCTCGCTGGAGTGGATGGTCTCCCTACTCGATGGCGAGGTGGCCTCGGCCTCCAACGATGGTGGAACCGCGATCTCCGAATTCGGGACGCAGCGCTCAGGAATGTTCATGGGCGGTGTCTGGGAGGTCGGCAGCTATCGCGACCAGGGCGTCCCCTTCAGCATGCAGATGATCCCGCCGATCTTCGGCGAGCCGGTCGCCTACTGCGACTCACACTCCTTCGTGCTTCCGCACCAGAACAACCCCGATCCCGATTCGCGGCGTGCTGCTCACGAGCTGGTCGCCGGTATCCTCCAGCGCTCGGTGCAGTGGGCCGACGCCGGCCACCTGCCCGTGTATCTCCCCGTGCTCGAATCCGAGGAGTACGGCCAGCTGGACCCGCAGTCGAACTACGCCGAGGCTGCTGACTACGCGGTCTACGATCCGCCGGCCTACTTCAGTGGATCGGGCGCCTCCTTCCATGACTACTTCGGTGAGTACATCCAGCGTGTGCTCACTGGCGATGTGTCTCCGGAGCAGGGCCTGGAGGCTTTTGTGGATCGCATCAACGACCTGTTGTCCCGTCCTAGCCCGATTGCAGGTGCCTGA
- the cysK gene encoding cysteine synthase A has product MSIYPDVTAAVGRTPLVRLNRIVGEQATVLAKLEFYNPANSVKDRIGVAIVDAAEASGELPPGGTIVEATSGNTGIALAMVGAARGYTVVLCMPSSMSTERRTLLRAYGAELVLTDPAHGMRGAVQQAVDIAAQRPGAILARQFANEANPAVHRRTTAEEIWADTNGEVDILVAGSGTGGTITGVGQVLKERKSGLQVVAVEPAESPILSGGKPGPHTIQGIGPNFVPEVLDTAVIDEVLTVDVQTSIRTARRSATQEGILAGISGGAALWGAAELASRPAHAGKTIVVIIPDFGERYLSTALFEGLVD; this is encoded by the coding sequence ATGTCCATCTACCCGGACGTCACCGCCGCCGTCGGGCGCACCCCGCTGGTCCGGTTGAACCGCATCGTCGGAGAGCAGGCCACTGTGCTGGCCAAGCTCGAGTTCTACAACCCGGCCAACTCCGTCAAGGACCGCATCGGCGTGGCCATCGTCGACGCCGCCGAGGCCTCAGGAGAACTCCCGCCCGGCGGCACCATCGTGGAGGCGACCTCCGGGAACACCGGCATCGCGCTAGCCATGGTGGGTGCCGCTCGCGGCTACACCGTCGTCCTGTGCATGCCCTCCTCGATGTCCACGGAACGCCGCACGTTGCTGCGTGCCTACGGCGCCGAACTCGTGCTGACCGATCCCGCCCACGGCATGCGGGGCGCCGTCCAGCAGGCCGTCGACATCGCTGCCCAGCGCCCGGGCGCCATCCTGGCCCGGCAGTTCGCCAATGAAGCCAACCCGGCTGTGCACCGCCGCACCACCGCCGAGGAGATCTGGGCCGACACCAACGGCGAGGTCGACATCCTCGTAGCCGGCAGCGGGACCGGTGGCACGATCACCGGAGTCGGCCAGGTGCTCAAGGAACGCAAATCTGGCTTGCAGGTGGTGGCTGTCGAACCCGCGGAATCCCCGATCCTCTCTGGCGGCAAGCCTGGCCCGCACACGATCCAGGGCATCGGCCCGAACTTCGTTCCCGAGGTGCTCGACACCGCCGTGATCGACGAGGTCCTCACCGTCGACGTGCAGACCTCGATCCGCACCGCCCGCCGCTCCGCCACGCAGGAAGGCATCCTGGCCGGGATCTCGGGTGGCGCTGCACTCTGGGGTGCCGCCGAACTCGCTTCCCGGCCCGCGCACGCGGGGAAGACCATCGTGGTGATCATTCCCGACTTCGGTGAGCGCTACCTCTCCACCGCGCTGTTCGAAGGACTGGTGGATTGA
- a CDS encoding alpha-N-arabinofuranosidase, which yields MLTASAVLDRAFVIGPVRPRTFGTFVEHLGRCVYHGVFEPEHPAADEDGFRTDVLELTRELGTTTVRYPGGNFVSGYRWEDGIGPSDQRTPRLDLAWHSSDPNTFGVDEFMKWTRKAGVEPMMAVNLGTRGVQEALDLLEYCNVPSGSHFADLRRAHGAEDPYRVKMWCLGNEMDGPWQIGHKTAEEYARVATETARAMRMIDPDLELVACGSSSSTMPTFGEWEATVLKGSYEYVDFVSAHAYYFEEDGDLRSFLASATNMDYFIDSVSATADYARAATKQSKQIHISFDEWNVWYQQRAESRPPSGDDWPIAPVLLEDKYNVADAVVVGNLLISLLRHSDRVHAASLAQLVNVIAPIMTENGGAAWRQTTFHPFSLTARHARGDVLRPAVHAPMMETAKHGEVPVVDLVATRDDDEAAVFVVNRSTDEPLGLEVDVRSLGSSEVIEAQTLANPDHTWQATAADSTSVLPRKNSSAAIEDGVLRIELPPVSWSVIRLR from the coding sequence ATGCTGACCGCCTCTGCCGTACTGGACCGCGCCTTCGTGATCGGCCCGGTGCGTCCGCGCACCTTCGGTACCTTCGTCGAACACCTGGGCCGGTGTGTCTACCACGGCGTCTTCGAACCTGAGCATCCGGCAGCGGACGAGGACGGCTTCCGCACCGATGTGCTCGAGCTGACTCGCGAGCTCGGCACCACCACGGTGCGCTACCCGGGCGGTAACTTCGTCTCCGGCTATCGCTGGGAGGACGGTATCGGCCCGTCCGACCAGCGGACGCCGCGCCTGGACCTGGCCTGGCACTCCTCGGACCCGAACACCTTCGGAGTCGATGAGTTCATGAAGTGGACCAGGAAGGCCGGCGTCGAGCCCATGATGGCGGTCAACCTCGGCACCCGGGGCGTCCAGGAAGCTCTGGATCTGCTGGAGTACTGCAACGTGCCCAGCGGCTCGCACTTCGCGGACCTGCGCCGCGCACACGGCGCCGAAGACCCATACCGGGTCAAGATGTGGTGCCTGGGTAACGAGATGGACGGGCCGTGGCAGATCGGGCACAAGACGGCCGAGGAGTACGCCCGCGTGGCCACCGAGACGGCGCGCGCGATGCGGATGATCGACCCCGACCTCGAACTCGTGGCCTGCGGCTCCTCGTCCTCGACCATGCCCACCTTTGGGGAGTGGGAGGCCACGGTGCTCAAGGGCTCCTACGAGTACGTGGACTTCGTCAGTGCCCACGCGTACTACTTCGAGGAGGACGGCGATCTGCGTAGCTTCCTCGCCTCGGCCACCAATATGGACTACTTCATCGACTCGGTGTCGGCCACCGCCGACTACGCCCGCGCGGCCACCAAGCAGTCCAAGCAGATCCACATCTCCTTCGATGAATGGAACGTCTGGTACCAGCAGCGTGCCGAGTCCCGGCCCCCGAGCGGGGATGACTGGCCCATTGCCCCGGTGCTGCTGGAGGACAAGTACAACGTGGCCGATGCGGTGGTCGTGGGCAACCTGCTCATTTCACTGCTGCGGCACAGCGACCGGGTGCACGCGGCCTCGCTGGCCCAGCTGGTCAACGTGATTGCTCCGATCATGACGGAGAACGGGGGAGCGGCCTGGCGTCAGACCACCTTCCACCCCTTCTCCCTGACCGCACGGCATGCGCGGGGTGACGTACTCCGTCCCGCCGTGCATGCCCCGATGATGGAGACCGCCAAGCATGGCGAGGTCCCGGTGGTGGACCTGGTGGCCACCCGTGACGATGACGAGGCCGCGGTGTTCGTGGTCAACCGGTCCACCGACGAACCGCTCGGCCTGGAGGTCGATGTCCGTTCTCTGGGCAGCAGCGAGGTCATCGAAGCGCAGACCCTGGCCAACCCGGATCACACCTGGCAGGCCACCGCAGCCGACTCCACCTCCGTGCTTCCGCGCAAGAACTCCAGTGCCGCCATCGAGGACGGTGTGCTGCGTATCGAGCTGCCGCCCGTGTCCTGGTCCGTCATCCGTCTGCGATGA
- a CDS encoding DUF664 domain-containing protein, which translates to MTTDPLSRDDVLVDFILLKFDELVALLETMDDESANAELPAPGSNSVVQLMVHCCGMMRRWSSSVNRGVEVPRDRDAEFSARMPVREAVSLAAHTRAAFLADVAATDADSAPAAVPQGREHFWTVSTRGVLLHVLEELAQHLGQAEITRDALADRGAGRD; encoded by the coding sequence ATGACGACGGACCCCCTCTCGCGTGACGACGTGCTGGTCGACTTCATCCTGCTGAAGTTCGACGAGCTCGTGGCGCTGCTCGAGACCATGGACGATGAGTCCGCGAACGCCGAACTGCCGGCTCCGGGTAGTAACTCGGTGGTGCAGCTGATGGTTCACTGCTGCGGCATGATGCGCCGCTGGTCCTCTTCGGTGAACCGCGGAGTCGAGGTACCGCGCGATCGCGACGCGGAGTTCAGCGCCCGTATGCCCGTGCGTGAGGCCGTCTCCCTGGCCGCGCACACGCGCGCGGCCTTCCTCGCGGACGTGGCGGCCACCGATGCCGATTCCGCTCCGGCGGCCGTGCCCCAGGGGAGGGAGCACTTCTGGACTGTCTCGACCCGCGGCGTGCTGCTGCACGTGCTGGAGGAGCTCGCCCAGCACCTCGGTCAGGCCGAGATCACGCGTGATGCGCTCGCCGATCGTGGTGCCGGTCGCGACTGA
- the rpmF gene encoding 50S ribosomal protein L32, with protein sequence MAVPKRKMSRSNTRSRRSQWKAEVNELQPVRAQGREVMVPRRLAKAYQKGLVQAD encoded by the coding sequence ATGGCAGTTCCGAAGCGCAAGATGTCCCGCAGCAACACCCGCTCTCGCCGGTCCCAGTGGAAGGCCGAAGTCAACGAGCTTCAGCCGGTTCGCGCTCAGGGCCGCGAGGTGATGGTGCCGCGGCGACTGGCCAAGGCTTACCAGAAGGGTCTCGTCCAGGCCGACTGA
- the epsC gene encoding serine O-acetyltransferase EpsC translates to MPQRSQLRTLLLEDLRTARRRDPAARSLVEIALGYPGVHALWSHRVCHRLWRISALLRLPARLISQFTRAVTGIEIHPGAEIGRRFFIDHGMGVVIGETAVVGEDVVLFHGTTLGGVSMSRGKRHPTVGDRVVIGAGAKVLGPVRIGEDAKVGANAVVVKDVPDGAVAVGVPATLRNIAKDRREDWVDPAVYI, encoded by the coding sequence ATGCCTCAGCGCTCCCAGCTGCGCACCCTGCTCCTCGAAGACCTCCGCACAGCGCGGCGCCGTGACCCGGCGGCACGCTCGCTGGTGGAGATCGCGCTCGGCTATCCGGGTGTTCACGCCCTCTGGTCGCACCGCGTCTGTCACCGTCTCTGGCGCATCAGTGCGCTCCTGCGCCTTCCCGCCCGGCTGATCTCCCAGTTCACCCGGGCCGTCACCGGTATCGAGATCCACCCCGGAGCCGAGATCGGCCGCCGCTTCTTCATCGATCACGGCATGGGCGTGGTCATCGGCGAGACCGCCGTCGTGGGCGAGGACGTCGTCCTCTTTCACGGCACCACGCTGGGTGGGGTCTCGATGTCGCGAGGCAAACGCCACCCCACGGTGGGGGATCGCGTGGTGATTGGTGCCGGCGCCAAGGTCCTCGGCCCCGTGCGCATCGGTGAGGACGCCAAGGTCGGCGCGAACGCCGTCGTGGTCAAGGACGTTCCCGACGGCGCGGTGGCCGTCGGTGTGCCCGCCACCTTGCGGAATATCGCCAAGGATCGGCGCGAGGACTGGGTGGATCCGGCCGTCTATATCTGA
- a CDS encoding GNAT family N-acetyltransferase translates to MTSVPPAALPDGYRLAQLGDADRDLMLDMIRWGFVFEPHPEDAGHEVWKPEAGRSVGIWDERGEGAARLAAMHTSYQMRIPVPGGADLPTSGLSWVVVHPSHRRRGLARAMLGAHFNRSLERGEVLSALYAAESGIYGRYGYGPATTGIDLKVGRGATLRDVPGAADLISEIDTLDAAQHGPIVDQVHRAVTRPGWITRDTEALRDRHLLDKPSERRETERLRILIVRDQDGTPRGYALFRRQAKWSHTGSPKGAVQVREAVALDPAAARALWGTLSDLDLMSTVETGFLTPDDPLLHLLVDLRPTEQTLADAVWLRLLDVPAALASRAYAAPVDVVLDISDTMLASNEGRWHLRGDAEGAEVSRTEEPAHLALDVADLAEVYLGGTQLAALAGAGRVRELEPGRLHSTSTGFGWPVAPGMSWGF, encoded by the coding sequence ATGACCTCCGTGCCGCCCGCCGCGCTCCCCGACGGCTACCGTCTCGCCCAACTCGGCGATGCCGACCGTGACCTCATGCTCGACATGATCCGCTGGGGTTTCGTCTTCGAGCCCCACCCCGAGGACGCCGGCCATGAAGTGTGGAAGCCCGAGGCCGGGCGCTCCGTCGGCATCTGGGACGAACGGGGTGAGGGTGCGGCGCGCCTGGCCGCGATGCACACCTCCTACCAGATGCGCATTCCGGTGCCCGGCGGCGCGGATCTGCCGACCTCTGGTCTCTCCTGGGTGGTGGTGCACCCGAGCCACCGCCGCCGCGGCCTGGCCCGCGCGATGCTCGGCGCGCACTTCAACCGCTCGCTGGAGCGCGGTGAGGTCCTCTCGGCGCTCTACGCCGCGGAGAGCGGGATCTACGGCCGTTACGGCTACGGCCCCGCGACCACCGGTATCGACCTGAAGGTCGGTCGCGGCGCCACTCTGCGCGACGTTCCCGGCGCTGCGGACCTCATCAGCGAGATCGACACCCTCGACGCCGCCCAGCACGGGCCGATCGTGGACCAGGTCCACCGCGCCGTCACCCGGCCGGGCTGGATCACTCGCGACACCGAGGCGCTGCGTGACCGTCACCTGCTCGACAAGCCCAGCGAGCGGCGCGAGACCGAGCGCCTGCGCATCCTGATCGTCCGCGACCAGGACGGCACTCCGCGCGGCTACGCGCTCTTCCGCCGCCAGGCCAAGTGGTCCCACACTGGCTCACCCAAGGGTGCCGTCCAGGTTCGTGAGGCGGTGGCCCTCGATCCTGCGGCGGCCCGGGCCCTCTGGGGCACGTTGAGTGACCTCGATCTGATGAGCACGGTGGAGACCGGCTTTCTCACCCCGGATGATCCCCTGCTGCACCTGCTCGTCGACCTGCGCCCCACTGAGCAGACCCTGGCCGACGCGGTGTGGTTGCGTCTGCTCGACGTCCCCGCTGCGCTCGCCTCACGCGCCTATGCCGCCCCGGTTGACGTCGTCCTCGACATCAGCGACACCATGCTCGCCTCGAACGAGGGCCGCTGGCACCTGCGCGGCGACGCCGAGGGCGCGGAGGTCTCGCGCACCGAGGAACCGGCACACCTCGCTCTCGACGTGGCCGACCTCGCTGAGGTCTACCTCGGTGGCACCCAGCTGGCGGCCTTGGCCGGGGCCGGGCGAGTGCGCGAACTCGAGCCCGGGCGCCTGCACAGCACCTCGACCGGCTTCGGCTGGCCGGTGGCCCCGGGCATGAGCTGGGGCTTCTGA